One genomic segment of Desulfocapsa sulfexigens DSM 10523 includes these proteins:
- a CDS encoding AzlD domain-containing protein, whose protein sequence is MSFPDYLFLFAGMGLVTYLPRWLPLFFLARRDLPKWLVEWLSLIPVAILCSLLAPILFTDQASRSLEIGKPEFLVAIPTLLFAVKTKSLGGTVLIGMGLYWISGFLLS, encoded by the coding sequence ATGAGTTTTCCCGACTATCTTTTCCTGTTTGCCGGGATGGGTCTTGTCACCTATCTTCCCCGCTGGTTACCGCTTTTTTTTCTGGCCCGGAGAGATCTGCCGAAATGGCTGGTTGAATGGCTAAGCCTGATCCCCGTTGCAATCCTCTGTTCCCTGCTTGCCCCAATTCTCTTCACTGATCAGGCATCCCGTTCTCTGGAGATCGGAAAACCCGAATTTCTAGTGGCCATTCCCACCCTTCTTTTTGCCGTGAAAACAAAAAGTCTTGGAGGAACTGTCCTCATTGGAATGGGACTCTATTGGATTTCTGGTTTTTTACTATCGTAA
- a CDS encoding AzlC family ABC transporter permease has translation MTEHTHVTTKNESWFWDGATASWPICFGYIPIGLALGVLATQAAIPFWAVAMMSILVFAGSAQFICVAMLAAGASTWSIIFTTFVVNLRHFLMSSAVAVHLNGIRRLFLSAFAYGITDESFAVNMTHFRTGNWDHKRAITVNQLANTTWIISTVCGAVLGQFIPRGAFGTDYALTAMFLALLLFQLHNIVYVLTGIAALGISVAWYLLIPGDSYIIGGSITAATFGYFFKQYREKHT, from the coding sequence ATGACCGAACACACCCACGTCACCACCAAAAATGAATCCTGGTTTTGGGATGGAGCCACAGCATCCTGGCCCATATGCTTTGGATACATACCCATCGGCCTGGCCCTCGGAGTACTGGCCACTCAGGCAGCTATCCCTTTCTGGGCAGTGGCCATGATGTCCATACTTGTCTTTGCAGGATCTGCCCAGTTCATCTGCGTCGCAATGCTTGCAGCAGGTGCCTCGACCTGGTCCATTATCTTTACAACCTTCGTTGTCAACCTGCGCCATTTCCTTATGAGCTCTGCAGTGGCAGTACACTTGAACGGGATTCGCCGACTGTTTTTAAGCGCTTTTGCCTACGGTATCACCGATGAAAGTTTCGCTGTAAATATGACCCATTTCCGCACGGGAAACTGGGATCACAAGCGCGCCATTACCGTAAATCAACTTGCAAATACGACCTGGATCATCTCTACTGTCTGCGGAGCAGTACTTGGTCAATTCATTCCCAGGGGAGCTTTTGGCACGGATTACGCGCTCACGGCAATGTTTCTGGCTCTTTTACTCTTCCAACTTCACAATATTGTCTACGTACTCACCGGAATAGCGGCTCTTGGCATCAGTGTGGCGTGGTATCTGCTTATTCCCGGTGACAGCTACATAATAGGAGGCTCCATCACTGCTGCAACATTTGGATATTTTTTCAAACAGTATAGAGAGAAACACACATGA
- the efp gene encoding elongation factor P: MFAASDLRKGLKIQIDGQPYIITNFEFSKPGKGQALYRCKMRNMITGNQFTQTYRSNEKFEKPALEERNMEYLYNQGDEFHFMDTENYEQTFITREQLGENVNFLQDNMKLDVLFFDNKPIGVTLPIFVNLMVTVAEPWAKGDTSGNDTKPVTVETGYSLQVPPFVVEGDKIQIDTRTGAYVTRVKE; this comes from the coding sequence ATGTTTGCAGCTTCTGATTTACGTAAAGGGCTTAAAATTCAAATTGATGGTCAGCCATATATTATCACCAATTTTGAATTCTCTAAACCAGGTAAGGGCCAGGCCCTGTATCGTTGCAAAATGCGCAACATGATAACAGGGAATCAATTCACCCAGACCTATCGCTCCAATGAGAAATTTGAAAAACCGGCTCTTGAAGAGCGTAACATGGAGTATCTGTATAATCAGGGTGATGAGTTTCACTTTATGGATACCGAGAATTACGAGCAGACATTTATTACCAGAGAGCAGCTTGGTGAGAATGTTAATTTTCTGCAGGACAACATGAAGCTGGATGTTTTGTTTTTTGACAATAAACCAATTGGTGTCACACTTCCTATTTTTGTTAACCTTATGGTTACAGTGGCAGAACCCTGGGCAAAGGGTGATACTTCTGGAAATGATACCAAACCTGTGACTGTGGAGACCGGTTATAGCCTTCAGGTTCCGCCGTTTGTTGTTGAAGGTGACAAAATTCAGATTGACACCCGAACCGGGGCATATGTGACCCGAGTAAAAGAGTAA
- a CDS encoding amino acid--tRNA ligase-related protein — MLDQQRLQLRAAFFQAIRIFFQDLGFLEVDTPVRQPLVIPEQNIAHVPSGTHFLQSSPELYMKRLLASGCERIFQICRCFRYGEHGRLHLEEFVMLEWYRLDADYNDLMLDCEQLFQFLGTEVAGCHFPVSLAGQWDRITVEQAFQNYCPVSVNQALQEDRFDLLLVEHIEPHLGGNIPTFLYDYPLELASLARPKASQPEVAERFELYMSGIELANGFSELTDSVQQRSRFEEEFNKMGLRDRAQRKMPEFFLRDLEKIDRAAGIAMGLDRLFMLLAGQDSLATAVTFSPDELDM, encoded by the coding sequence GTGCTTGATCAACAGAGGCTGCAACTTCGTGCAGCCTTTTTTCAGGCAATTCGCATTTTTTTTCAGGATCTGGGGTTTCTTGAAGTTGATACTCCTGTTCGCCAGCCACTTGTTATCCCGGAACAGAACATAGCTCATGTTCCTTCGGGAACGCATTTTCTGCAATCCTCCCCGGAATTATATATGAAGCGTTTGCTCGCTTCCGGTTGCGAACGGATCTTTCAGATTTGCCGTTGTTTCAGATATGGCGAACATGGCAGGCTGCATCTGGAAGAGTTTGTGATGCTGGAGTGGTATCGACTGGACGCAGATTACAATGATTTGATGTTGGATTGTGAGCAGTTGTTCCAGTTTTTAGGGACAGAGGTGGCGGGTTGCCATTTCCCTGTTTCTCTCGCTGGACAATGGGACCGTATCACGGTGGAGCAGGCATTCCAAAACTATTGCCCGGTTTCAGTAAATCAGGCGTTACAGGAGGATCGTTTTGATCTCCTGTTGGTGGAACATATTGAGCCCCATTTAGGGGGCAATATTCCCACCTTCCTTTATGATTATCCTCTTGAGCTAGCATCTCTTGCACGTCCTAAAGCAAGTCAGCCTGAAGTGGCTGAACGGTTTGAGCTGTACATGAGCGGAATCGAGTTGGCCAACGGCTTCTCCGAACTTACGGATTCTGTGCAGCAAAGAAGTCGTTTTGAAGAAGAATTTAACAAAATGGGTCTCCGTGACAGAGCACAGAGGAAAATGCCGGAATTCTTTCTGCGAGACCTGGAAAAGATAGATAGGGCAGCAGGGATTGCCATGGGGCTTGACAGACTATTTATGCTTCTTGCTGGTCAGGACAGTCTTGCTACTGCGGTTACATTCTCGCCGGATGAGCTTGATATGTAA
- a CDS encoding selenobacteriocin, whose product MNTKELKKILAGIGVVGLLAGGGIAVPGSAGASGUGGTKPSAVGTEEKPAPGSGUGGTKDGAVSVEEHVENAGEAAEAVEGAVEEVTPEPAGSG is encoded by the coding sequence ATGAACACAAAGGAACTGAAAAAGATCCTTGCTGGAATCGGTGTCGTTGGCCTGTTGGCTGGTGGCGGCATCGCTGTTCCGGGGAGTGCCGGGGCAAGCGGTTGAGGTGGCACCAAGCCCAGTGCAGTTGGCACTGAAGAAAAACCTGCCCCAGGCAGTGGTTGAGGCGGAACTAAAGACGGCGCAGTTAGCGTCGAAGAACATGTGGAAAATGCGGGAGAAGCTGCAGAAGCTGTAGAGGGTGCCGTAGAAGAGGTAACACCCGAACCAGCAGGTAGTGGCTGA
- a CDS encoding YgiQ family radical SAM protein → MKPADPISPLPATKKECDARGWHELDIVLVTGDAYVDHPSFGVALIGRLLESKGYRVAILAQPRYSDNTDFKMFGRPRLFFGITGGNLDSVVANYTGNGKVREKDSYSPDGNPWFDKKREKTSRRRPDRASMLYSNLARSAYKDVPVILGGVEASLRRFIHYDYKQKKLRGSLLSDAKADLLVYGMGEQAVLEIARRLDKGLDLSSIAGTCERLSDQVFQQRQHDEKSRIFLPSWQEIQQNDALFLRAEKTIDAQARSYGDIQLIQRQQSSWIIQQPQPPQLSTPELDKLYELPYTRCEHPAFPNVPAARMIQHSLTAVRGCSGNCSFCAITRHQGPAISSRSKESLLREAKAVSNMKNFAGTITDIGGPTANLYGVSCRIGSCKKHDCLYPKVCKNLEVNEKAFLAVLREVAALPEIRNVFISSGLRLELLCLTPKLFKEIIRTHTPGILKIAPEHTEQEVLDIMHKESSEQLVRFLELGRTLSRELNKEAHFSPYIISAHPGCKESHTANMAKTLQKLGLELRQFQDFTPTPGTLATAMYVTGLHRDTEKPIFVARGQSERMKQRRILEQHLLPKNSSPKNSGHKKQRPHKHSVKRRK, encoded by the coding sequence ATGAAACCAGCTGACCCAATTTCACCCTTACCAGCCACAAAAAAAGAATGTGACGCACGTGGCTGGCATGAACTTGATATCGTTCTCGTCACAGGAGACGCGTATGTGGACCATCCTTCTTTCGGAGTTGCGCTCATTGGCAGACTTCTGGAAAGTAAGGGGTACCGCGTGGCCATTCTTGCCCAGCCACGATATAGTGACAACACCGATTTTAAAATGTTTGGAAGACCACGTCTTTTCTTTGGTATTACCGGGGGAAATCTCGATTCCGTTGTAGCCAACTACACCGGTAATGGCAAAGTACGGGAAAAAGATTCTTATTCCCCGGATGGCAATCCCTGGTTTGACAAAAAGAGAGAAAAGACCTCACGACGACGGCCGGATCGAGCCTCCATGCTGTATAGCAATCTTGCCCGTTCTGCCTACAAAGATGTTCCTGTAATACTTGGTGGGGTGGAAGCATCTCTGCGTCGTTTTATTCATTACGACTATAAACAGAAGAAACTCCGCGGATCGCTCCTCAGTGATGCAAAGGCGGATTTGCTTGTCTATGGCATGGGAGAACAGGCAGTTCTTGAGATTGCAAGGCGACTGGACAAGGGGCTTGATCTCTCATCTATTGCAGGAACCTGTGAACGACTCAGCGACCAAGTGTTTCAGCAGCGCCAACATGACGAGAAGTCGAGAATTTTCCTTCCTTCCTGGCAGGAGATTCAGCAAAATGACGCCCTGTTTCTCAGAGCTGAAAAAACGATAGATGCCCAGGCAAGAAGCTATGGGGACATACAATTAATCCAAAGGCAGCAGAGCTCATGGATTATCCAGCAACCACAACCGCCACAACTGAGCACCCCGGAACTGGATAAGCTTTACGAGCTACCTTATACACGCTGTGAACACCCCGCCTTTCCGAATGTTCCTGCAGCGAGAATGATCCAGCACTCGCTCACAGCAGTTCGAGGATGTTCCGGAAACTGCTCTTTTTGTGCTATCACGCGTCATCAGGGACCTGCCATAAGCAGTCGCAGCAAAGAGTCTCTTCTTCGTGAGGCTAAAGCTGTCAGCAATATGAAAAATTTCGCAGGAACCATCACTGACATAGGCGGCCCCACCGCAAACCTCTATGGCGTTTCCTGTCGAATCGGCTCCTGTAAGAAGCACGACTGCCTCTACCCAAAGGTCTGTAAAAATCTTGAGGTGAACGAAAAAGCCTTCCTTGCTGTATTACGAGAGGTGGCAGCCCTGCCAGAGATTCGCAATGTCTTTATTTCATCTGGTCTACGCCTGGAACTCCTCTGTCTGACTCCAAAACTGTTTAAAGAGATCATCCGTACCCACACCCCGGGTATTTTAAAAATCGCCCCGGAACACACAGAGCAGGAAGTTCTCGATATCATGCACAAAGAATCCAGCGAACAGTTAGTGAGATTCCTGGAACTTGGTCGTACTCTTAGCCGTGAGCTTAACAAAGAGGCCCACTTCAGCCCCTACATTATTTCGGCCCATCCGGGATGCAAAGAATCGCACACTGCAAATATGGCCAAAACGCTGCAAAAGCTTGGCCTGGAACTGAGACAATTTCAAGACTTCACCCCAACTCCGGGGACACTGGCTACAGCCATGTATGTAACCGGTCTTCATCGTGACACAGAAAAACCTATTTTTGTTGCCCGTGGGCAATCTGAACGCATGAAACAACGGCGGATCCTGGAGCAGCACCTCCTTCCCAAAAATTCTTCCCCAAAAAATAGCGGCCACAAAAAGCAACGACCACATAAGCACTCAGTAAAGCGCCGAAAATAG
- a CDS encoding exodeoxyribonuclease III has protein sequence MNIETYLEVLRKEVANYQVPVVDLIAVQTKDPFKVLVATILSARTKDEVTAEASERLFKQGGTVEDLAKIDVATLEKIIFPVGFYKNKAKYLAALPDKLAADFGSKVPNTMEGLLTLPGVGRKTANLVLAQAFGIPAICVDTHVHRIMNIWGYVETKTPEQTEMALRKKLPEKYWILVNSLLVAFGQGTCRPVGPHCDRCVLAESCLRRGVKPRKPRKTGKSNEVLRLVSWNVNGLRAVFKKGFMESLVEMAPDVLGLQEIKATVEQLPTELQSLPGYHSFFYSADRKGYSGVVTYTKEKPENVIRGIGDSRFDSEGRVLTLEFSNYFFINCYFPNSKHDLSRLDFKHDFNVRLQEFAEELAVIKSVVICGDFNVAHKEIDLANPRQNRKNAGFTPEECAWMDDFTAAGWIDSFRMKNKEPDQYSWWSYRSRARERNIGWRIDYHCVDKKSRKRIVDVDILQHIHGSDHCPVVLDFTR, from the coding sequence ATGAATATAGAGACATATCTGGAAGTTTTGAGAAAAGAGGTGGCAAACTACCAGGTACCGGTTGTGGATTTGATTGCGGTACAGACTAAAGATCCTTTCAAAGTACTGGTTGCGACAATTCTTTCAGCAAGAACCAAGGACGAGGTGACTGCTGAGGCGTCTGAGCGACTTTTTAAGCAGGGAGGGACCGTTGAGGATCTGGCAAAAATTGATGTAGCAACTCTTGAAAAGATTATTTTTCCGGTGGGTTTTTATAAAAATAAGGCAAAGTATCTTGCTGCCCTGCCAGATAAGCTGGCGGCTGATTTTGGCTCAAAGGTACCGAATACCATGGAGGGATTGTTAACCCTACCCGGGGTGGGCAGAAAAACTGCCAATCTTGTGCTTGCCCAGGCTTTCGGAATTCCAGCAATCTGCGTGGATACTCATGTACACAGAATTATGAATATATGGGGATATGTTGAGACTAAAACGCCCGAGCAGACCGAAATGGCCCTCCGTAAAAAACTACCTGAAAAATACTGGATACTGGTAAACTCCCTACTGGTAGCCTTTGGTCAGGGAACCTGCAGACCTGTGGGGCCTCACTGTGATCGGTGTGTACTCGCTGAAAGCTGTTTGCGTCGTGGGGTGAAACCAAGGAAACCCAGGAAAACCGGCAAAAGCAACGAGGTGCTTCGTCTTGTTTCCTGGAATGTGAACGGATTACGGGCAGTGTTTAAGAAAGGGTTTATGGAGAGCCTGGTGGAGATGGCCCCGGATGTCCTCGGTTTGCAGGAAATCAAGGCAACGGTTGAGCAGCTACCGACGGAACTGCAGAGTCTTCCAGGGTATCATAGTTTTTTCTACAGTGCTGATCGTAAGGGCTATTCAGGAGTTGTAACCTACACTAAAGAAAAACCCGAGAATGTTATAAGGGGGATTGGTGATAGCCGTTTTGACTCGGAAGGGCGGGTGTTAACTCTTGAATTTTCTAACTACTTTTTTATCAATTGTTATTTCCCAAATTCCAAACATGATTTAAGCAGGTTGGATTTTAAACATGATTTTAATGTGCGTCTTCAGGAGTTTGCAGAGGAGCTGGCTGTCATAAAATCGGTGGTGATTTGTGGGGACTTTAATGTGGCACATAAAGAGATTGATCTTGCCAATCCTCGTCAAAACCGGAAAAATGCAGGATTTACTCCAGAAGAGTGTGCGTGGATGGACGATTTTACTGCTGCCGGGTGGATTGATAGTTTTCGTATGAAAAATAAAGAACCTGATCAGTACTCGTGGTGGAGCTATCGGAGTCGCGCCCGGGAACGAAATATTGGCTGGAGAATTGATTATCACTGTGTGGACAAGAAAAGCAGGAAAAGAATTGTGGATGTAGATATCCTGCAACATATACATGGGTCCGATCACTGTCCAGTTGTACTTGATTTCACCCGCTAA
- a CDS encoding response regulator, protein MATTRSQYTILLADDHALIRHGIRNLISNNPALKVVGEVSDGEELLEFLKTTQPELLILDISMPKLTGIEAVSRVKKLYPDIKILMLTMHKNKQYFYHAMSAGADGYLMKEDSDEELLLAIKRVQDGKSYLSPFLSQDFADDVISAYRNNKSSPFETLTSREREVLNLVVEGHTSKVMATMLCLSPRTIDHHRANLLRKFDMKNSVDLVNFAVRNGFVTPGD, encoded by the coding sequence ATGGCCACAACGCGCTCGCAGTACACCATACTCCTGGCTGATGATCATGCTCTGATACGTCATGGCATCAGAAATCTCATCAGTAATAACCCCGCCCTGAAAGTTGTCGGTGAGGTTAGCGATGGCGAAGAGTTGCTGGAATTTTTAAAGACTACTCAGCCCGAGCTCTTGATTCTTGATATTTCCATGCCAAAACTCACGGGAATTGAGGCTGTGAGTAGGGTTAAAAAATTATATCCAGACATTAAGATTCTGATGCTGACCATGCATAAGAATAAACAGTACTTTTATCACGCCATGTCTGCAGGGGCCGATGGCTATCTGATGAAAGAAGATTCAGATGAGGAACTGCTCCTTGCTATTAAACGAGTTCAGGACGGAAAATCCTACCTGTCCCCTTTCCTCTCTCAGGACTTTGCCGACGATGTGATATCTGCATATCGCAATAATAAGAGTTCTCCTTTTGAAACTCTCACTAGTAGAGAACGGGAAGTTCTTAATCTGGTCGTTGAAGGGCATACCAGTAAAGTTATGGCAACTATGCTCTGTTTAAGTCCGAGGACAATTGACCATCATCGAGCTAATTTGCTCAGGAAATTTGATATGAAGAATAGCGTCGATCTGGTCAACTTTGCTGTGCGTAACGGTTTTGTGACCCCGGGTGACTGA
- a CDS encoding type I secretion system permease/ATPase, with the protein MTEQEKSNNPEEWHIIDDSDNQDDPLLDCLEILAKIYDRPISRTVLRAGLPLVHNRLTVELVSRATRRAGLSSRLLKRPLDQFNTHELPAIVLLDNRRACVVIKADSSDGTLEVIWPESQGSQIVSCEELADTYTGYSIFVKPKYRIDDRGVSHPRDRSKNWFWGTVLTSWRIYRDVIIASFLINIFALATPFFLINAYDRIIPNLAFETLWVLSAGVAAIYFFELILRGLRAYFIDMAGKKSNLVLSSILMEKVFGLRLEARPKSIGSFTKQLQQFESIRDFITSFSITALVDLPFAFLALLALWYVGGRLVLVSVVCIVLILIYAFIVQSPLRKSVGKTHNAESQKNAILVEGLSGIETIKILGAESKIQRAWEDSVSFIATWSARTRFLSASVGHVAHFLQNLSLVAIIIFSVYMISWGEMTGGGLFACIFLTRRATSPMTQVVSLMTRFHQARNSLQTLNKIMELPSERPTEKVFLHRTSFNGALTLENLSFTYPGDSTEVLRNINLQINPGEKVGIIGPIGSGKTTLGKLILGLYEPSKGMVAMDGTDIRQIDPAELRNFIGYVSQDVVLFKGSVRDNIVLGTSDIDDSTVLRAAKIAGVSNFVEKNPKGYDMPVEEQGRNLSGGQRQAIAIARAILLDPPVLLMDEPTSSMDNRSESMIRDNMLEILQNKTTIIITHRISLLEIVDRIVVISNETIVADGTKQHILEALKNGQLLI; encoded by the coding sequence ATGACTGAACAGGAAAAATCGAATAATCCAGAAGAATGGCATATCATAGATGATAGTGACAACCAGGATGATCCCCTTCTTGACTGCCTTGAAATTCTGGCCAAAATATATGACCGTCCTATCTCCAGAACGGTATTGCGTGCTGGATTGCCCCTTGTCCATAATCGGTTGACGGTCGAACTTGTTTCACGGGCCACACGTCGAGCCGGTCTTTCCTCACGACTTCTCAAACGTCCTCTTGATCAGTTTAACACGCATGAATTACCCGCTATAGTGTTGCTGGATAATCGACGTGCCTGTGTAGTAATTAAAGCAGATTCAAGCGATGGCACTCTGGAAGTAATATGGCCGGAAAGTCAGGGGAGCCAGATTGTGTCCTGTGAAGAACTGGCTGACACATATACGGGATATTCAATTTTTGTCAAACCCAAATATCGTATTGACGATCGGGGAGTGAGTCATCCAAGGGATCGATCAAAAAACTGGTTCTGGGGGACTGTGCTGACTTCATGGCGGATTTACAGAGATGTCATTATCGCCTCCTTTCTGATTAATATTTTCGCTCTTGCTACCCCGTTTTTCTTGATCAATGCCTATGATAGAATCATTCCCAATCTCGCTTTTGAAACACTGTGGGTTCTTTCCGCCGGAGTTGCAGCTATTTATTTCTTTGAACTTATCCTGCGAGGATTACGCGCTTATTTTATTGATATGGCAGGAAAAAAATCCAACCTTGTTTTGTCGTCAATTCTGATGGAAAAAGTGTTCGGTCTTCGTCTGGAGGCTCGCCCGAAGTCCATTGGTTCGTTTACCAAGCAACTTCAGCAGTTTGAAAGCATACGGGATTTTATTACATCCTTTTCCATTACCGCCCTGGTAGACCTTCCCTTTGCCTTTCTCGCACTCTTGGCTCTCTGGTATGTTGGTGGACGTCTGGTGTTGGTTAGTGTCGTATGTATTGTACTTATTCTCATTTATGCATTTATTGTCCAGAGCCCTTTGAGAAAGTCCGTTGGGAAAACCCATAATGCAGAGTCCCAAAAAAATGCCATACTCGTAGAGGGCCTGTCAGGCATTGAAACCATAAAAATTTTAGGGGCCGAAAGTAAGATCCAGCGTGCCTGGGAAGATTCTGTGAGTTTTATAGCCACCTGGAGTGCACGTACCCGATTTCTCTCCGCGTCAGTCGGGCATGTCGCCCATTTCCTCCAGAATCTCTCTCTCGTTGCGATTATTATCTTCAGTGTCTATATGATCTCTTGGGGGGAAATGACCGGTGGAGGCCTTTTTGCCTGTATATTTCTCACTCGGCGTGCAACCTCGCCAATGACACAGGTCGTGAGTCTGATGACTCGTTTTCATCAAGCACGAAATTCTCTTCAGACTCTGAATAAAATAATGGAACTTCCGTCTGAGCGTCCTACAGAAAAAGTATTTTTACACCGGACGAGTTTCAACGGTGCCTTAACCCTCGAGAACCTTTCTTTTACCTATCCCGGCGACTCAACGGAAGTGCTGAGAAATATTAATTTGCAGATCAACCCTGGCGAGAAAGTAGGCATTATCGGCCCTATTGGTTCCGGCAAGACAACCCTTGGCAAACTCATTCTTGGACTCTATGAACCAAGCAAAGGAATGGTTGCAATGGATGGTACCGATATCCGACAGATTGATCCAGCAGAACTGCGGAATTTTATCGGCTATGTCTCGCAGGATGTAGTCCTTTTTAAGGGGAGTGTGCGTGATAATATCGTTCTCGGGACCAGCGATATTGATGACTCAACGGTCCTGCGTGCTGCCAAGATAGCTGGTGTGAGCAACTTTGTGGAAAAGAATCCGAAGGGTTATGATATGCCGGTGGAAGAGCAGGGGCGCAATCTTTCCGGCGGGCAAAGGCAAGCCATAGCTATAGCCAGAGCGATTCTTCTTGATCCCCCTGTTTTGCTCATGGATGAACCAACCAGCTCGATGGATAATAGAAGTGAATCAATGATACGGGATAATATGTTGGAGATTTTGCAGAATAAAACGACAATCATTATAACGCATCGCATATCATTATTGGAAATCGTTGACAGAATTGTAGTGATCAGCAATGAAACAATTGTGGCTGATGGAACCAAGCAGCATATTCTGGAGGCTCTGAAAAACGGCCAATTGTTGATATGA
- a CDS encoding HlyD family type I secretion periplasmic adaptor subunit: MEKQKKGFFFQQQNSDVDLITDIRMSLLAQSPRGGSIILWIIVIVFFCAVAWAYVAEVEEVTRASGRVVPARQLQIVQNLEGGILSEILVNVGDVVKQGQLLLRIDEKRFSGPYRESRFNYLALKAQVARLQSETYSTPFVLPEEVMAENPEVGNREKELFESRKKELAQTLGVLEEQSRQREQEIVELEAKIAELSRTRYLLKKEINMTQPLVKGGAVSEVEFLRLQRQDSEMQGDIMASQLALPRAKSRLLEAQKGITEAKLRFSNNAKKELNDAYAKLEGLSATTVALADRLDRTAVVSPVRGIVNQIFINTVGGVIQPGMNLIEIVPLEDTLLVEAKIKPSDIAFLSPNLKATVKFTAYDFTLYGGLEAKVEHISADSIVDKQGNSYYLVNVRTTKNYLGTKNAPLPIIPGMVASVDILTGKKRVLTYLMRPILRAQSLALRER, encoded by the coding sequence GTGGAAAAGCAGAAAAAAGGCTTCTTTTTTCAACAACAGAACTCCGATGTTGATTTAATAACCGACATCCGCATGTCGCTCCTGGCTCAGTCTCCACGAGGTGGCAGTATTATCCTCTGGATAATAGTCATCGTGTTTTTTTGTGCTGTGGCCTGGGCATATGTGGCGGAAGTAGAGGAGGTAACCAGAGCAAGCGGAAGAGTTGTGCCTGCAAGGCAACTGCAGATCGTACAGAATCTTGAGGGCGGAATTCTCTCCGAGATTCTGGTGAATGTCGGTGATGTGGTGAAACAAGGTCAGCTCTTACTCCGTATTGACGAAAAGCGTTTTTCCGGACCGTACCGGGAAAGTCGATTTAATTATCTTGCGCTCAAAGCCCAGGTTGCACGATTACAGTCCGAGACATACTCCACACCGTTTGTGCTCCCGGAGGAAGTGATGGCTGAAAATCCTGAGGTAGGTAACCGGGAAAAGGAGTTATTTGAGTCACGAAAAAAGGAACTTGCCCAAACGCTAGGGGTGCTGGAGGAACAAAGTCGGCAACGTGAACAGGAAATCGTTGAACTTGAGGCTAAGATTGCTGAGCTGTCACGGACGCGCTATCTGCTTAAAAAGGAAATTAACATGACCCAACCTTTGGTAAAAGGTGGGGCTGTTTCGGAGGTGGAATTCCTGCGCCTGCAGCGTCAGGACAGTGAGATGCAGGGAGATATCATGGCTTCACAGCTCGCTCTTCCCAGAGCAAAGTCGAGACTTCTGGAGGCGCAGAAAGGAATAACTGAGGCAAAGCTCAGGTTCTCCAATAACGCCAAAAAGGAACTCAATGATGCCTATGCAAAACTTGAGGGACTTTCAGCTACCACCGTTGCCTTGGCCGATCGTCTGGACAGGACGGCTGTAGTCTCACCTGTCAGGGGAATAGTGAATCAAATTTTTATTAATACTGTTGGTGGTGTCATTCAACCGGGTATGAACTTGATTGAAATTGTTCCATTGGAGGATACTCTTCTGGTGGAAGCGAAGATCAAACCCTCGGATATCGCCTTTCTTAGCCCTAACCTGAAGGCCACTGTAAAGTTCACAGCCTATGATTTTACACTGTATGGTGGACTCGAAGCGAAAGTTGAGCATATCAGTGCTGATAGTATCGTCGATAAACAGGGAAACAGCTACTATCTGGTAAATGTCCGCACAACAAAAAATTATCTTGGAACTAAAAATGCCCCCTTACCTATTATTCCCGGAATGGTGGCCTCTGTTGATATTCTGACCGGAAAAAAACGCGTCCTTACCTATTTGATGAGGCCAATTCTTCGTGCTCAGAGCTTAGCTCTACGTGAGAGGTGA